AGTTTATGCCCCTCGTACAATATCAGCATGACTCGGAAACTATCAATCACAGTCCGGTGCAGTCGGAAATCTGGCCTCGCCCACAGCGGTAGTTAAACCTCTAGCATTTATTAACGTTGTTgacaaatggacagaagcataATTAGATTTAGCCACTGCGATAAATACATATATTGCTTTTCTTTTCACAACAGCGACAGTGGCGGATTTGTCGATTCTGCTGGAAGATCATCTTCGCCGCATTGTCCTCTTTGTAACAGTCGTTTACGGTTCAGTCTGTTGGACGCTCCTGTCAGCATTCGAACCCCTTTTGATAATGGACATGCGATTCCGTATGCGCTTACTATTGGGTCCATGCATGGACCATTATATATCAGGTATGTTCTGCAAAATAGAAGGACACGGAAGATTTCATTTAAATGACTAATGCTGTATTTCAGCATACTTTAAATTATTTGTATTAggctactactaataatgaacaTCAAACTTTTTCCTTCCAAGACAAATGCAGTGCAAAGGGCTGGACTGGCCACTTGGGGACCCCCTGCTCGGCAAAATTCTCGTGGGGGGGTGGAGAGCCCCAAAGTCCATAGACGATTAGTCCCAGTCCTGCCCTGGCAGTGCGTTCTCTTGCGGTTCATAATCAAACAATTAAGTATAAAAACAAGGTAAACATAACACGAAACTGCTAGATCATTTATGTTATCTACATAACCCTACTTTGTTGATTCACAGCGAGCGGGACAACTCGGAGCTGCATGTGGGAATAACAAATTCTAAAGGTACTTTGCACTGAAATATATCTTCCCAGATATatctaatttatttaattaatattacggCAAAATTCAATCTAATAACTGTACACATTATAGTGTTCAATAATGGGGACGGGGAACTAGCTAGGCCTAGCTTTCTAAATAGATTCAGGGGCGTCTCTACGTTAGAAGCCGGTGGGGCCTTGGCACCCCCAGACGTAGTAGCCTATATAGTATGGAGTAGAGCACGACATGATCAATAATTCAGCGTAACAATTATACGGTAGCGCAGTGCGAGTCCGATACTTCCAATAATCGTCCTGGCAACAacatatttacaaataaaatacagtaaTCATCTTCATGTACAGGAGATAAATACGACCATCAAAGAAGAGTGCTCGAAGGACAGGGAAAAAAGCAATGTCACCCATTAGAATTATATGTTAATATACAAAAATTCCTATGCATACTGTAACTATTTACATAACATTTTCAGGCGATATATATGGAAATCACACCAAAGGATAAAGTCCTACATGTCAATTTTTACGACTTGTAAGTGACTCTAAGTAACTTTCCAAATTTGCTTCAAGGACTGTGAATAATGGCTTGCAACCGGTATATTTAGAGCAATGTATATGGTATTTTGATGAGGTAATTAGAAGGTTAATAGTATAAGCTTGAGGACAGTTTTGTGGACAGTTTCATcttattaatttgttttagATTATGAAATTACTGAGATGTATCCAGAAAAAACTGACAATGTTGACATTCTCAGGATAAGTGTGCCGTCTTCTCTTAGaatgacatactgtacattacaCTGTTTATTAAAAGTTACTTATGGTATCAATTGTTAGTCATCACAGATATATTAGCCACTACTAATAGCAAAAGGCAATAACGAATCAAGTACACAATttaataaaagtaaaatttagTTTAATTGCAGGTTTTTGTGTAGCTTTATTAAGGAGTCAGATGCTGTCCATACAGAGTTTATCGTGCCCACCAGGCTTTCCGTGCCAGAGTTGTCACTTGGTATAagcatccatccttccatttttctgtaactgcttatcctgattGGGGTCACTGTCACCCTCAGACCTTTCCAGAAAACACCCTGTCAGATACAAGCACTGACCAATAAAAAGCAAGACAACTGGAGAACTTTGTCTAAAGGTTTTTATGTTGTGTACAGGCGTGGTCTATAACTACACCATGAAAGGCGTCAGAAGAGATGAGACTGGATGGGAACAGTGTGTAGCTGTCCGGCTGGTCCACCCAGGTGCAGCCAGTGCCGTGAGCCTGTGGGACCGAGAGCTGGAGCACTTTGCCTTGTCAGACATGTGGCCGCCTGAGAGGTACCGGAATCAGCACACCTAAAGGTTACCTGTCTGCAGTGCTGATGTGTGCAGTCACTTTTTCCTAACGCTGTGTTTAAGTCCACCGTACTCACATCTGGATCAAGAGCGTAGCTTTAACAACTAGAGTTTGAATCAATACTGAGTCCCAGGGGGAGGCAAGTCTGACATGACATGACTGTATCCTGCTGGACATATTTAGAATCGGTTCTGGAACCAGACATGAGGACAATGTAATTTAATTGGATGGGTGGGGGCACAATGTTGGATAATAATATAAGATAAGAAATGCAGCAGGAGGCTATATGGTTGCATACAGGTTGTAGGAATATGCTACGGATTTGTATCGACTCAGGAAGGTTTTTCGAGTCACTGGTGTTCGAGTCTGAGTCACGACTGAGCCGAGTCTGACTCAAGACTGGACTCAAGTGCCAAAACTTTACTTTCTCATTCATCTCTTTTGTTTCCCAAACAAATTCTGATTATACCCTAAAATTATTTCTCCTATTGCAATTTGATACTTTGGTAGCAAGCCAGTGGTTTGCTAAGTTGGCACCCACCTGTAAGATGTGCCATTCAGAAGATGGCACCCTGCATATGATAATGACAGTTTGAAACTAAAGACAGTACCTTGGCATAACACAGCCAACACAATGTCATGTGCATGTTTTGACTGTGTGGTTTATAAAGCACACAAAAAAGGACTATTAATTAAGAATGTCTAAGTGATCTGCTGTATTAGTAGGAGATGACTGTGTGGGTTAGGAGTCCCATGGTCGACGGAGTAATCATACTGATTTTGAGCCATTATGCAAGGTCCTTACCACTGAATACTGCTCCAGGGCTGTCAGAAAACTGGCtatgtgtcatgacctgctcgtccagtcctcctgtgtgccacgcacCCTTcttacctcatgtggaatcccggTGTTCTCAGCTGTTTCTAGTCATTGTTAATTGGTTCTTGAATTTAGTGCTTCCGTGTCCGTCTTACCCCTGTCTGGTCATTGACGCTCGTGCTTGCGTTTTGTCCTGTGGTTTTGGTAATTTCTAAATGAATCCCTGTTTACCCAAATTCACTACGTCTGTGCTGCTTTCCCGGACGCAATCCATAACACTATCGCAATGTCAAGCTTCACTCTAAGCTGTTTGTGTCACATAGCGAGAAGGGCTATGTGAAAACCAAAGAATTCCTATGTGCTTATAAAAATGGCAAACAAAGTATAGTCATTAATATCagtttaaaatatgtattttacagATTTCACGAAGAGAGGGAGTTCGGCACTTGCTGTTATGCTTTTGCTCTTGGCTTCATAAATCAAGTGAGGGCTGCTGGAGGTAAACGGTGTCTAACCAGAGATGAATTCACGGCCATACACATCCTTCCTAGAATGAAGACAACCTCCACGTATGTTCAGATCTACAGGGAGGTGCTtgagcatgacttctacatgaTAGATAGACCCAGAGATGGAACGGGCTAAAATGGAACATTTATCAGCAGTTAGTAAGGAAGAAAAATGGCAGCGATAAACATTTGTAATGGAAAATGGACGTTAAGCAGGCCGGCGGCATATTCTGGTATGTATGGGCGTGTTACACAGAGCAGAAGTATTATTTATGTGCTATCAAACTCTAAATCAATAgatgaattgtattgtatttataACCCAGACCCACATTTTGCTCCATTCCCACTTCTGTTTAATTTACTATGCACACTGCTTGATTGTGCGTGCTCATTATTATGGATGAAGTTCGCTAGTGTAAACGATAGCTAGTGAAGAGGTCAGCAGgcctgtgatgtcatgcagCCCCAGCAAATCATGTGGGATCATGGCATGTGAGGGACAGTGGTTTTGAATTTGTTAATGTGCTATAGCTTTACCATAAGAACCTGTCTGTATTTCTGCTTCCTATGTTAGAAACAATATACAAATGAGCCATTTTAGGTGTCCAAATTTTTGTGCCAAAGTATTAAAAACTGAATATAACAAATATTATGCATAATAAAGCAGTTTTGCTGTTTTCTAATTCTAATGGTTTTAATATGGTTTttgtataaatattttatgatatataaattcataataaacatattgtgtgtttgttttcttacaaatgtaaaaaaaaccctaatcctacTATATACAAGGTAGGAAAAAAGATCATTATGAAAGGGTGTGACCATGGATGGACCATTTGACCTCATGCAGGGATAGACACCTTTGACAGCTGTGTTTCGCAGACACCGCTGAGTAATGGTGAGCtgaccctccccaccccccctgctATTGTGTTGTTTCCACTCGGCTGGTCGCCTTGTGCACAGAGACAGTGCATTGTGGGGAACCGGCAGATCGTATGAGTGATTCGTAAACAACACCTCACCTACAGGTTATGGTATTTAGATAATACTCATGTTGAATCTGACATTATTCGTGCAAATTGACTTTTGTTAAGAGTCAGACAATGTTAAAAACGTTGTCCTGAGAAAATATGATCAGAACCACTCTGtagtaataaaaaaatgtttctggGTTTTGGTGGAGGTGAATTGTAGAGCAGGATCATGTGGATCTCATTCTCCTTGGTGCTACCCACCTCATCCTCCAAGCACAAACAGGTGTGTGATTACCTACGTCTGCATCACTCAGTCACGCACTCCTGTGTCGCTTCAGTTAACTGCTGTATCCAGCAATTTATCCAACATACACTACCATTCAAAAGTTTTGGGTCAATGAGAAATTTtcttgcttttgaaaaaaagaaacaagttTTTTGTTCATTAAAATAACATGAGATTGATCGGAAATACCGTGTAGACATAGTTAATTTAAACGACTATCATAGCTTGAAACAACTTTAATGGAATATCTACttaggtgtacagaggcccattATCAGCAACAATTAGTCCTGAGTTCCAGTGGAATGTTGTGTTTGCTAATGCAAgttaatcattttaaaaggttaatcGATCATTAGAAAACCCTTCTGCAATTTTGTTAGCACAGATGATAATTGTTGTGCCGattaaagaagcaataaaactggCCGCCTTTGGACTAGTTGAGTATCTGGAGCATCGGCAGTTGTGGGTTTCTCACGCTCAAAGCTCAAAATGGTCAGACACGAAGAACTTTCTCCTGCAGCTCGTCAGTCTATTCctgttctgagaaatgaaagCTATTCCATGCGAGAAATTGCCAGGAAACTGAAGATCTCGTACAATGCTGTGTATCACTCCCTTCACAGAGCGGCGCCAACAGGCTCTAACCACAATagaaagaggagagagaggcCCTGATGCACAACTGAGCGAGAGGGTAAATATATTAGAGTGTGTAGTTTGCGAAACAGACTGAGAAGGGCGAATGAACACAGACACTGGACAGAGGAAGATTGGAAAAAAAGTGCTATTGGATTGATAAACTTTTCTAAAAGTAGAAAAGTTTGAGGTAGTAGTATCACAAAGAAGGTGGTTTATGAGATGCAGAACAAATGAAAAGATCCTGGAGGACTGCTTGATGAAATCTGTGAAGCATGGTGGAGGCAATGAGATGGTCTGAGGCTGCTTTGGTGATTGTAAACTGGGAGATTTGTACTGGGTAAAAGGGATCTTGAAGAAGGAAGACTATCATCATTCTGCAATGCCATGCCAAACcctgtgggcggagcttaatTGGAGCCAATTTCCTCCTACAACAGGACAATAACCCTTACACAGCTTCAAACTATGCAAGAACTGTTTAGGGAAGAAGCTGGTATTCTGTGTATAATGGAGTGACCAGCATAGTCACTGGATCTCAACTCTATTGAGCTGTTATGGGAGCAGCTTGACCGAATGGTACGCAAGAAGTGCCCACACAGCCAATCCAACTTCTGGGAGATGCTTCAGGAAGCATGGGGTGGAATCTCATCAGATTACCTCAACAAACTGACATCTAGAATGCCCAAGGTCTACCAGGttgtaattgctgcaaatgGAGGACTCTGACGAAAGCAAAGTTTGAAGAAAACAATTATTAATTTCAAAGATTTCTAGTAATGACTATTTCCTATTTATTTAGCTGTATTTCTTATTCAAACTCATTTCATGTATGCTTTCATGGAAAACAAGGAAATTTctaagtgaccccaaacttttgaacaGTAGTTAGTGTATATGGACATttttggagtttttttttcttatgggGGGGGCATCCAACCATAATATCTAcaaatacaatttattttttgtcttaTCTGAAGCAGATTGCATATTTAGGATGTTAAAGATAAAGGCCTGATGGTGTTGATGAATTTCATATATTCCTCAGGATGACTGAGTTTAACAAGATGTCCCCTAGAAAAATGTAAACAACTTCATTTTTTCCCATGAAGCTATTGGTCATAGTAATGCTAGAACATGTGGTCTGGTCATAGCACCACCACCTCTAACACCACCTGCATGAGGATCCTTTCGTATTCGCTCTGCTTCCTTCGGTAACCATGGCTGCATGCTCTCTGGAACCCGATAGGCCAATGACTCTGGTCTCCCAGGGCAACGTTAGCACGCGGCAGCGAATGAGGTTCCGCTCCGGCTGAGTAGCTTCTCGATATCCTAGCCACACTCTTAAGGGTCAGCCGGTGTGAACGCTCCCGCATCCCATGGACAAGAGCGTGATCAGATTCAGCCACTGCGGCCGGAACATCTACTGTTTCTCCATCCCAGAGCGATGCCCCCAGTGTGGCGTTGGCCTTGGTGGTCGCCGTCTGGAGGAGGCCCCAGTCAGCATCCCCAGCCCCTTCTCCAATGGACACAAGGCACTCTGCTCCTTCCTCATCGCCCCGACAGAGGGACACTTTGTCAGGTAAGACTTCAGATATCAACTTTCACTTATAATATACATACTAAAGCTATTCAAAGCACaataaggtgtgtgtgtgtctgtgtgtgtataaatatatatatcattttagCTTTTGTACATTTTATCAATATATAGTATGTACAGTATCTGCAAAACAGTTTATCAAATGATCTAGCAAATGTACggatatgttttgtttttaagaatttttttttagtgaaAATGAACTGCATGGAAATGTACAGTAATGCAGTGGTACGGTCCGTGACCTCTTCAGACTCTCACTGTTGTGTTTTGCCTCCTGATTCCGTTACTTTCACAGGGAGTTTGACGGAGGATCTGACCTACATACTGGGATCACAGACACTAACGGTGTGTGCTTCTCCAGTACCGAACGTTCTTCACCGGCAACGCAAGCGCCATGTATACGGGTGTAAACGGGACATTGTTGAGTGTGCGTGTATTTGTGAGTACAAATATACTTAGACATGCATTGGACATGTGAGCCACACCTGTGTGATTAGATACCAGCAGGACTCAACCATTAGCACAAAAAATAGGTGTGCCCTTCCTCCAGAAAGCCCTGATGGTGTTCAGAGTTAAAGTATCTGACAGCAGATTGCCTGGTTAGAACAGTGGGGCAACCGTTCTTTATTGTGCACAATGCAGACACTCGTCAGCTTTTGTTTTGCACGCGAGCATGAGCGTGGATTGTTAGCGGCACGCACACTACCTCAcaagtagtaaaaaaaaattacaattgcACATTTAATCCTCTGCAGAAAGCTGAAGAGGTTACGTTTCTCTGAAGTGTGGAAAGGGGCGGGAACAACTatataaacaaaacattaacTGCTCTTGATTGACAATAAACTTAACCAATAACATACTACATAATCAACAAGGAgatttccacatttttgctctgccccagcacacctgtaccaggtatttggtgttcttgattgtttgctTCTGGTATTTTTGGAGCTTGGAGGTAgtaaaatgtgaactgtctgtgcccacagactgggtTGAAGAACTCTTTGGCCTGTAccacgaagcggggttactggcttatcggggtaacttgttggatttaaggcaccacagtttaaatggacttcatattcgttcacttacattttgcccagactaccttaaatccgacaagttaccccgataaaccagtatccctgctttgtagtacaggccactggtctagCGAAACAATAGCCAACTGCACTGCAGTCAGATCACTATCAATACAACAGTACTTGAATGTCTGTCACAAATAAGCTTCTATAGCCTTTTTTTTAACACCAAGTATGCATCAGCAAAAAAAGCGTGCTAAGACCatcgtgtgtgtgtctctgttgcTGTACCTAGGCGTGGTCTACAACTACACCAAGACAGGGGTCCGCAGAGACGAGTATGGGTGGGAGAGGTGCATCAGCATCCCACTGGTGCAACCAGACATGTACAACCTCATCAACCAGTGGGACCGGTACCTCGACAAGTTCTCCTCTGCCCACATGTGGGACACGCAGTGGCAAAGGTGCGGAGTGCTTCAGGGAAACGCTGAAGCAGAGGAGACCAGGCAGTCTCAGAGTCATCTCCACTCAACAaccattttttttaagtattcatCCGGCACGCTTCAAATAAAGtggaaaaataatatttaatataaattttcATATATGAGTCTTAGCCACTAACCACTAATGCACAAGGTTATCAGTTGGCTGGCAGACTGATACCCTGGTTAAGCCCTTgcgtaaggcccttaacccccagctccaggggtcaCACATGCCGGCTGGCCCTGACTTGTGACTCccaaacttgctctcacctgtatgtgtcCATTTAAGAGAGAGAACAGACGAAGAGAAAGTTCCCCCACAGGGAGGAATAAGGAATGTGTGTTTTCTTATGTCGTTTTATGTTGCAGATTTGATGAGGAAAAGCACAACTGTTACAACTTCACCCTGATGTTCATAAACTGCGTGCTGGCAACTGAACACAAGCGCGCTCTGAGTAAAGACGAGTTCACAAACGCCTTCGTCCTCCCCCGGATAAAAAGGGCCTCGAAGTACAGCGTCCTGTGCAGAGAGATCGCCGAGAATCACTTCTACATCGTGATGGACCACAAGAACCGACACGGAGACCACAGTGAGAACTAACATCGACATTTTACTACCTGAAGACCACAGCTAAACGTGTTAAACTGATGTTAATTAAAACTACCTCCACTTTCATAGTACAATCTACAATGGTCTTATTTTATTACCTGAATGAGGGAACAATGATTCTATATAAATTATTACTGGATGCATGTATCTTTCAGATATCAAAGGTTTCTTGATGTGTTTGTTACATTGTTATTTCACAAATTATAGAGTAAAATAACCAATTCATGAACAAAGGGTTAACAGGAAATACTGTTTGGGTTTCCTGCATGTCCTTAGCAGAAGGGTGTGACAGATAAGCTGCGTATCTAATATGTTGGATAAATTATTCCAATATGTGAGATAAATTATCCTTCAACTGAGGTAGCAATAAGAAGCACATCACCCGTTTTCAGGTCTGAACTTCTGTTAAACTTAACAGTTAAACctgtaattaaatatttagatGGTCCGTATCAGATTTCCTCTTGTTCTGTCCGTTCTCGTGAAGACACCCATCTGCTGATGATTATCTCCTGAAAAGAAAGGGACATGCAGGTAGGTAATGAGCGCTTTGCAAATGAGGCGCCCACTCTTTCGTCAGCGGTCATAAAAGGCCGCACCTGGATCTTCATCCTCTTTATACACTCTGGAGAAGACAGTTCCTCCCTTGTCAGGCCCGAGGGTCTGATGACGTAGCACAGCATCAACTCCTGGAAATCAACCATCAACCATAGTCAGGTCTCCAAACCACCGATCAAAGTAGGGACTGAATGCACAGAAGGAAGACTGAAGGCTGACATGCTCTGTATGAATTTTCCTCATCAGTATAGTGATTTTTGGTATctgaaaagcaaaataaatctAGATAAACGCTAATCTGATTACCATTCTGCATTTCAGCTGAACCTAGAATCATCAGCCTCGGAATGACGTGTTCCACATACGGTCTGTGACCCTTAATTTAGCTAATACTACTAAATCTGACTTGCATTTGTGCATTACGATTACGTACTGCTgtttcaaatcaaatcacttcATCTGTCAGATCACTTGACACTTAGTGAAGCACAGGTGTGTGAAAAGTGTGTGCAAGTCCACAACCGTAGTGATGGAATAGCACAAACATTGTAAAATGGACAACATGCaacatagtaataataatgtgcaaattaaaaacaaatacaataaCGTATGATGAACAGTAATACAGTTATTGATGCTGGATGCAGTGACAGTTACACATACACTGTGACCGATGCAGTGTGGTGAAATGATTATGAATCTGGTGTGATATGCATAACAATAGTGTCATTTTTCATTGACCAAGATGCTGAACAATCTCATGCCAACTGAAAAACTGTTAATGGAAAcactcaaataataataaaaaaacctcaaatattacaaaaatgtttttacatCTGCATGAGGTACGTTTTTCTGGTGAAAAAGAAGTGTTACAAAACTGCAACTGAAACAGAATTAGTGAATTAGTAGATACATAGGACATATGTTCATGATTAGTTATTCTACAGCTACTAACTCGTGGAAAGGCTGCTCCAAGCCTGAGACATGGATTTTAATTTAGTGAGATGTTAAATGGCAAGAACCATTCGCATGACAGCCTTTAATGGAAACACACCTTATTCACTATTTCACCTTGTCAACTTATTGAAAATTTGCTTTTAATGTGGATAAAACTTTAATGGAAATAGCCAGTAACTGGGTTAGAATTCCAGAGTACCAGAATTCAGCTTTCTGATGGTCTGGTAGAAGAAACCATCCCAGATACAGAAGAGAAGACAGACAGTCAAAGGTCATGACCATTTACTGCAACGATTAAGTTTCAGTTATGATTTAGTGCTGAAACAGCCAAGCTATCTAGAGCAGCAATTCCCAAcctgtgggtctgcaaacgcttagcgcaaaactagtgaacacaaCCAATCCTAGAAGCCAAaacacagatgcttaatttaaaattaactggcacatccaatcagatttgtgcgataggcattgattgtCGTAAATTGCACAAGTGCACTGTGCGATGATAATAGCGTTAATTTGAACCACAAGAGGGTCAcaactgagctggcatggtaaaaattgggttgCGGTGCAAAAacgtttgagaaccactgatctaCAGGATGGGAAAAGCTCTGGTGAACTTCTTTAAAGTGGGGCTTAGACAGACATACAGCTTCGAAGCCTGGGAGAGGCCTAGATGATGCCTTTGCCTCACCTTTGAGACATTGCCGGTGATCCTGCTCAGAGCTGCCAGGGAACGCCAGGAGAACGGCCGCAGAGTCGCCCCGTGGAAGGAGTCGTCCGCCACCTCCACCACCACAGAGTAACTGGGGGAGAGGAGAGCACAGGAACGGAGGTAACATGTTAATCACTCACCATTAATAATGGGGGCTATAGCATTATCGTAGCCAGACACAGTGATTCAGCACAGACCGGAGCAGTCGATTAAATAATGTACGCAAAACTCAAGAAgtcaaacaaaaacaagaagTGGAAACCGGAGAAGTCAATAAGGCAGATATAAAACCTATTGAAAGAAGATATATAGAATCAGTATAAACTGTGATatgaaaatgaactgaaactggAGGCAAGCAGAAGACTTCGCTGGCATGGTCGTGACTTTTGTTCATCTCAAGGGGTCTTGTGTGAGAAGTGTCAGACCAGAAGCCATATTGATCATTGTGAATGAAGTGATGTAATAACAATGTAattgtaataatgtttttaatgtaactTCTGGTCATTGAATACC
This genomic interval from Paramormyrops kingsleyae isolate MSU_618 chromosome 8, PKINGS_0.4, whole genome shotgun sequence contains the following:
- the mkrn2os.2 gene encoding MKRN2 opposite strand protein, with translation MDKSVIRFSHCGRNIYCFSIPERCPQCGVGLGGRRLEEAPVSIPSPFSNGHKALCSFLIAPTEGHFVREFDGGSDLHTGITDTNGVVYNYTKTGVRRDEYGWERCISIPLVQPDMYNLINQWDRYLDKFSSAHMWDTQWQRFDEEKHNCYNFTLMFINCVLATEHKRALSKDEFTNAFVLPRIKRASKYSVLCREIAENHFYIVMDHKNRHGDHSEN
- the mkrn2os.1 gene encoding MKRN2 opposite strand, tandem duplicate 1; the protein is MDRSIIRFSHCDKYIYCFSFHNSDSGGFVDSAGRSSSPHCPLCNSRLRFSLLDAPVSIRTPFDNGHAIPYALTIGSMHGPLYISERDNSELHVGITNSKGVVYNYTMKGVRRDETGWEQCVAVRLVHPGAASAVSLWDRELEHFALSDMWPPERFHEEREFGTCCYAFALGFINQVRAAGGKRCLTRDEFTAIHILPRMKTTSTYVQIYREVLEHDFYMIDRPRDGTG